One part of the Moorena sp. SIOASIH genome encodes these proteins:
- a CDS encoding NUDIX hydrolase, whose amino-acid sequence MTSTQYRNPAPTVDIIIELIDRPHRPIILIERENPPLGWAIPGGFVDYGESVETAAVREAKEEISLQVELIEQLQVYSDPSRDARKHTISIVFLATATGEPKAADDAKNLGIFHPWEVPSNLCFDHNKILQDYWNYRHYGIRPRLSAEVIQ is encoded by the coding sequence ATGACTTCTACTCAATACCGTAATCCTGCTCCCACTGTTGATATCATTATTGAACTAATCGACCGACCCCATCGACCGATTATTTTGATAGAACGGGAGAATCCCCCCCTAGGCTGGGCAATTCCCGGTGGATTTGTAGATTACGGCGAGTCCGTAGAAACAGCAGCGGTGCGGGAAGCTAAGGAAGAAATCAGTTTACAGGTTGAACTAATTGAGCAATTACAGGTGTATTCCGACCCTAGTCGTGATGCCCGGAAACATACCATTAGTATTGTGTTTTTAGCTACAGCAACTGGTGAACCAAAAGCCGCTGATGATGCTAAAAATTTGGGTATTTTTCACCCTTGGGAAGTGCCATCTAATCTCTGCTTTGACCACAACAAAATTTTGCAGGATTATTGGAATTATCGTCATTATGGAATTAGACCTAGGCTATCTGCGGAAGTGATACAGTAA
- a CDS encoding class I SAM-dependent methyltransferase: MKEIFQGEVFADTANFDSGIRQLMPRYDEILDVLARCTPPSAQRILDLGCGTGETSLKILDRCRNAEVIAVDYSPRMLAFARGKIEDAGYSNRWKAYEGDFGDWANYNLSLPEEFDVCISSFAIHHLTDEIKLKLFQRIRKSLNPGGVFWNADRVLPESPALKEVYQERREDWAQSQGTTLAEVRAKFGTSISEGYSGPDRFTTTYAHLQMLTTAGFASVAVPWKYYGMAVFGGVVATTEEPRQ, translated from the coding sequence ATGAAAGAGATTTTTCAAGGAGAAGTTTTTGCAGATACTGCCAACTTCGATAGTGGCATTCGCCAGCTAATGCCTCGCTATGATGAAATTCTGGATGTTTTAGCCCGTTGTACTCCTCCTTCTGCCCAGCGAATTCTGGATCTAGGTTGCGGTACTGGCGAAACAAGTTTGAAAATCCTTGATCGCTGTCGGAATGCTGAAGTAATTGCGGTAGATTATTCCCCCCGAATGCTAGCTTTTGCCCGTGGAAAAATTGAGGATGCTGGATATAGCAATAGATGGAAAGCCTACGAGGGAGATTTTGGTGACTGGGCAAATTACAACTTATCATTACCAGAAGAATTTGATGTCTGTATTTCCTCTTTTGCGATCCATCATCTTACCGATGAGATTAAGCTGAAGTTATTTCAGCGAATTCGGAAAAGTCTCAACCCAGGGGGCGTGTTTTGGAATGCTGACCGGGTTTTGCCAGAATCACCAGCCCTCAAGGAAGTTTACCAGGAAAGGCGAGAGGATTGGGCGCAAAGTCAGGGCACGACCCTAGCAGAAGTTCGCGCTAAGTTCGGAACCAGTATCTCTGAGGGTTATTCTGGTCCTGATCGCTTTACCACCACTTATGCCCATTTACAAATGCTGACAACTGCTGGATTTGCCTCGGTGGCAGTGCCTTGGAAGTATTATGGTATGGCAGTATTTGGAGGGGTAGTGGCAACAACAGAGGAACCTAGGCAGTAG
- a CDS encoding class I SAM-dependent methyltransferase: MQDLSQDGNWFKLVADIRTSQQNKTWFNSVADAYNKTRPTYPQTIVDRAVELAQLPDDATILEIGCGPGTVTRAFGELGFRMVCIEPSESACKLAQQNCAQYSNVEIKNTTFEEWELESEIFDAVLAATAFHWVAPGSGYAKVNAALKQNGVLIILWNTRPHPQAEVYQMLDEVYQIHAPSLRRYAEDTKTQLEKLNEFVEKVIDSGYFYDCKSEYVLCEPTYSIDDYLALLSTYSTYINLESQQKNSLFAGLRETLEKNCGNRIQLSYVSAFWILQKG; encoded by the coding sequence ATGCAAGATTTGTCACAAGACGGAAACTGGTTCAAGCTAGTAGCAGATATCAGAACGTCACAACAAAACAAGACCTGGTTTAATTCAGTAGCAGATGCCTACAACAAAACCAGACCAACCTATCCTCAAACGATAGTTGATCGGGCTGTAGAGTTAGCCCAACTCCCAGATGATGCCACAATTTTGGAAATAGGATGTGGACCTGGAACTGTAACTAGAGCGTTTGGAGAATTAGGCTTTAGAATGGTCTGTATAGAACCCAGTGAGTCTGCTTGTAAGCTAGCGCAACAAAACTGTGCCCAGTATTCCAATGTAGAGATTAAGAATACTACTTTTGAGGAGTGGGAGCTAGAGTCCGAGATATTCGATGCGGTTCTAGCAGCAACGGCTTTTCATTGGGTTGCGCCTGGAAGTGGGTATGCCAAAGTTAATGCTGCTTTAAAACAGAATGGTGTACTCATTATACTGTGGAATACCAGACCGCATCCTCAGGCTGAAGTTTACCAAATGTTGGATGAGGTCTATCAGATCCATGCTCCATCTCTGAGACGATATGCTGAAGATACAAAAACTCAGTTAGAAAAGCTGAACGAATTTGTAGAGAAGGTGATAGACTCCGGTTATTTTTATGACTGTAAGTCGGAATATGTACTCTGCGAACCTACCTATAGCATCGATGATTATCTGGCCTTGTTGAGTACTTACTCAACCTACATCAACCTAGAGTCGCAGCAGAAGAATTCCTTGTTTGCTGGTTTGAGGGAAACCCTAGAGAAGAACTGCGGCAATAGGATCCAACTTTCCTATGTGTCAGCTTTTTGGATTCTCCAAAAAGGATGA
- a CDS encoding MATE family efflux transporter yields the protein MITGLLASYGTIAVAGFGIASRVESFSQIVLIALSASIGPFVGQNWGAKKYLRVHQALRLSFLFCLL from the coding sequence GTGATCACTGGGTTACTAGCCAGTTACGGAACTATCGCAGTCGCAGGTTTTGGTATTGCCTCACGAGTAGAATCCTTTAGCCAGATTGTTCTAATTGCACTCTCTGCCAGCATTGGACCGTTTGTAGGGCAAAACTGGGGGGCGAAAAAATACCTCCGTGTCCATCAAGCCTTGCGTCTGAGTTTCCTATTTTGCTTATTGTGA
- the tnpA gene encoding IS200/IS605 family transposase — MKNKFKYNNNIVYSCLYNVVWCPKYRRPVLVEEVEAKLKELLHQIAKEIQVEIIELEVMPDHVHLLCECAPQFGIHRVVKRFKGATSSYLRKQFPHLKSRLPTLWTNSYFISTVGGAPLETIKRYVQNQKEVMGINSCSG; from the coding sequence ATGAAAAATAAATTTAAATATAACAACAACATTGTATACTCATGTTTATACAACGTTGTGTGGTGTCCTAAATACCGTAGACCAGTACTAGTGGAAGAGGTGGAAGCAAAACTAAAAGAACTCCTCCACCAAATAGCGAAGGAGATTCAAGTCGAAATTATCGAATTAGAGGTGATGCCTGATCATGTTCATCTACTTTGTGAATGCGCTCCACAGTTTGGTATCCACAGAGTAGTAAAACGATTTAAAGGTGCAACCAGTAGTTACCTTAGAAAGCAGTTCCCCCATCTAAAAAGCCGACTACCTACTTTGTGGACTAATTCCTATTTTATATCCACAGTTGGAGGTGCTCCACTTGAGACAATCAAACGGTATGTGCAAAATCAAAAAGAGGTAATGGGAATAAATTCCTGTTCGGGCTAA
- a CDS encoding AraC family transcriptional regulator, producing MCNIVDLINRHASSEGVNDTPIEGLQLFRTSHLVERLPGVYEPGICAIVQGRKRAYLNGTTQIYDKNQYLCCTLPLPVEAEVIEASPEKPLLGLWLGIETPTMFETVIDMAAIDSSSTSSTEIVPGLTVAKWDNEFTKALQRILELLDDPVALNILGNGRLKELMFAVLRGEAGCSVYQAFGGGMQKILRALTFLRANLHEAISIDELAKEAGMSRAAFHRKFKEITTYSPIQFIKLHRLNDASRLIVSGSTVAEAAYQVGYSSPSQFSRDFRRYFGQSPRQWQGCSILDAARSWGEPP from the coding sequence ATGTGTAATATTGTCGATCTTATTAATCGTCACGCAAGTTCCGAGGGCGTAAACGATACCCCTATTGAGGGATTACAACTGTTTCGAACGAGTCACCTTGTGGAACGATTGCCAGGGGTATACGAACCTGGCATTTGCGCCATTGTCCAGGGTAGGAAACGAGCATATTTGAACGGCACAACGCAAATCTATGATAAGAACCAATACTTGTGCTGTACGCTGCCTCTTCCTGTAGAGGCAGAAGTGATCGAGGCATCACCGGAAAAACCCCTACTTGGTCTTTGGTTGGGCATTGAGACTCCCACAATGTTTGAAACTGTTATTGACATGGCAGCTATAGACAGTTCCAGCACCTCCAGTACCGAAATAGTACCTGGGCTAACTGTGGCCAAATGGGATAACGAATTTACGAAGGCACTTCAGCGCATCCTGGAATTGCTAGATGATCCTGTTGCCCTCAATATACTCGGCAACGGTAGGCTTAAAGAACTGATGTTTGCCGTTCTTCGAGGCGAGGCTGGGTGCTCGGTTTACCAAGCATTTGGTGGAGGAATGCAGAAAATATTGCGAGCCTTGACCTTCCTGAGAGCCAATCTTCATGAAGCTATCTCGATTGACGAGTTGGCCAAGGAAGCAGGCATGAGCCGCGCAGCGTTTCACCGCAAGTTCAAGGAAATCACGACTTATTCCCCTATTCAGTTTATTAAGCTTCATCGCCTCAATGATGCATCCAGGCTTATTGTGAGTGGCTCTACAGTTGCTGAGGCCGCATATCAAGTGGGTTACTCTAGCCCATCTCAGTTTAGTCGAGATTTCCGGCGGTATTTTGGCCAATCCCCTCGCCAGTGGCAGGGCTGTTCCATTCTTGATGCAGCGCGGTCATGGGGGGAACCCCCATGA
- a CDS encoding PEP-CTERM sorting domain-containing protein (PEP-CTERM proteins occur, often in large numbers, in the proteomes of bacteria that also encode an exosortase, a predicted intramembrane cysteine proteinase. The presence of a PEP-CTERM domain at a protein's C-terminus predicts cleavage within the sorting domain, followed by covalent anchoring to some some component of the (usually Gram-negative) cell surface. Many PEP-CTERM proteins exhibit an unusual sequence composition that includes large numbers of potential glycosylation sites. Expression of one such protein has been shown restore the ability of a bacterium to form floc, a type of biofilm.): MNIKPSLMAAATVTIAASTLTAISAEAAALDFHISPFTGDQAKVKITLEQVGNDVKFNFEVTDTLADITGVFFDINDIFNLNSNDLSVTGNYVGDLKTNTSNLGGGVNLTGGGPSNPGSFDFGVKIGTNGIGRDDIKATSFTLSHATEALNLHMFEQQKFGVRLQSVGSNREGSSKLTGISPIKVIRPSNSKPVGVPEPSTVLGLGLFAVGIAGTRRIVKT, translated from the coding sequence ATGAACATCAAGCCCTCTTTAATGGCAGCTGCTACTGTAACCATCGCTGCTTCTACATTGACCGCCATCTCTGCCGAAGCGGCTGCTCTTGACTTCCATATTTCTCCGTTTACCGGTGATCAAGCTAAAGTCAAAATTACTTTAGAGCAAGTTGGCAATGATGTTAAGTTTAACTTTGAAGTGACTGATACCTTGGCCGACATCACTGGGGTATTCTTCGATATTAACGACATTTTCAATTTAAACTCAAATGATTTGAGTGTTACTGGCAATTATGTGGGGGATTTGAAAACCAATACTAGCAATCTTGGCGGTGGTGTCAATCTGACCGGTGGTGGTCCGAGCAACCCTGGCTCATTCGATTTTGGTGTAAAGATTGGCACCAATGGTATCGGACGTGATGATATTAAAGCCACTAGCTTTACCCTATCTCACGCTACAGAAGCCTTAAATCTCCATATGTTTGAGCAGCAAAAGTTTGGAGTGCGTCTGCAAAGTGTAGGGTCTAATCGTGAAGGCAGTAGTAAACTGACAGGAATATCCCCTATAAAAGTTATCCGCCCCTCTAATAGCAAACCAGTTGGTGTACCGGAACCCTCCACTGTACTGGGATTAGGCTTATTCGCTGTCGGTATAGCTGGCACACGCCGCATTGTCAAAACCTAA
- a CDS encoding citrate synthase — translation MIACEYQPGLEGIPAAQSSISYVDGQKGILEYRGIRLEELASKSTFLEAAYLLIWGELPTKNELYEFQEDVRLHRRIKYSIRDMMKCFPETGHPMDALQASAAALGLFYSKRALDNPKYIRGAVVRLLAKIPTMVAAFKQMRKGDDPVRPRDDLSYAANFLYMLNEQEPTPLEAHVFDVCLTLHAEHTINASTFSALVTASTLTDPYAVVASAVGTLAGPLHGGANEEVITMLETIGSVENVHPYLEERLQRKEKIMGCGHRVYKVKDPRATILQNLAEQLFKESGTDKYYDIALELEKAVEEKLGHKGIYPNVDFYSGLVYRKLGIPSDLFTPVFAIARVAGWLAHWKEQLAVNRIFRPTQVYTGTHDAPYIPMEAR, via the coding sequence ATGATAGCTTGCGAGTACCAGCCAGGTTTAGAAGGCATTCCAGCAGCTCAATCCAGTATCAGCTACGTTGATGGGCAGAAGGGAATACTAGAGTATCGTGGCATTCGGCTCGAAGAACTCGCATCAAAAAGTACTTTCCTAGAAGCCGCGTATCTACTGATTTGGGGTGAGCTCCCTACTAAGAACGAACTTTATGAATTCCAGGAGGACGTTCGCCTCCACCGACGGATCAAGTACAGCATCCGGGACATGATGAAATGTTTTCCAGAAACTGGTCATCCCATGGATGCTCTACAAGCCTCTGCTGCTGCTTTGGGTCTGTTTTACTCCAAACGGGCTCTCGACAATCCAAAATACATTCGGGGAGCCGTGGTTCGCCTTTTGGCTAAGATTCCTACCATGGTAGCAGCATTTAAACAGATGCGCAAAGGGGACGATCCAGTACGCCCTCGGGATGATCTTAGCTATGCAGCTAACTTTCTGTATATGCTCAATGAGCAAGAGCCTACTCCCCTAGAGGCTCATGTCTTTGATGTTTGCCTGACCCTCCATGCCGAACATACTATCAATGCCTCTACGTTTTCGGCTCTGGTGACTGCTTCTACTCTTACGGACCCTTATGCAGTAGTGGCATCAGCGGTGGGAACTCTAGCTGGTCCGTTACACGGAGGGGCGAATGAAGAAGTGATTACCATGTTGGAAACCATCGGCTCAGTGGAGAATGTCCACCCATACTTGGAGGAGCGCTTGCAGCGCAAAGAAAAAATTATGGGTTGTGGTCACCGAGTCTATAAGGTAAAAGACCCGCGAGCAACTATACTTCAGAACTTAGCCGAACAACTGTTTAAGGAATCTGGCACAGACAAGTACTACGACATTGCTTTGGAGTTAGAGAAAGCAGTGGAGGAAAAACTGGGTCACAAGGGGATTTATCCTAATGTGGATTTCTATTCTGGCTTAGTTTACCGGAAGCTGGGTATTCCGAGTGACTTGTTTACACCAGTGTTTGCGATCGCACGGGTTGCAGGTTGGCTAGCTCACTGGAAGGAACAGCTAGCAGTCAATCGAATTTTTAGACCCACTCAAGTCTACACTGGCACTCACGATGCTCCCTATATTCCGATGGAAGCTCGTTAG
- a CDS encoding transposase translates to MLAMEFKAVLSKSQQKAVDEAIRTSKFVRNKVLRYWIDNKGIGKKELYRYNTQLRDEFKFVKDLNSHACQASVENVERAIKRFFDNCQKKVPGKKGYPKFKKHCRSVEYKQSGWKLSPDKKSIKFTDNKGIGRIKLKGTWDLWWFDSAKPTLREQKLIKRVRIVKKADGYYVQFCVKVNRSEESKNTGCAIGLDVGLKEFYTDSDGYSEPNPRFYRKSEKRVKFCQRRLSRKNKGSANRQKARNRLGRAHLKISRQRKEHAKRLARCVIQSNDLVAYEDLKVKNLVKNHCLAKSINDAGWRQFREWLEHFGQRFNKVTVAVNPAYTSQNCSECGEVVKKSLSTRTHTCKCGCNLDRDHNAAKNILNRALSTVGHTETFRNAWGDLASTFPDSGLVKQVSSLNQESP, encoded by the coding sequence GTGTTAGCAATGGAGTTCAAGGCCGTTCTTAGTAAATCCCAACAGAAAGCCGTAGACGAAGCTATTCGTACATCTAAATTCGTGCGAAATAAGGTCTTGCGCTACTGGATAGACAATAAGGGAATCGGCAAGAAAGAACTCTATCGCTACAACACTCAATTGCGAGATGAGTTTAAATTTGTAAAAGATCTCAACAGTCATGCTTGTCAGGCTTCCGTTGAGAACGTAGAAAGGGCTATTAAGCGCTTCTTTGATAATTGCCAGAAAAAAGTCCCAGGGAAAAAGGGTTACCCAAAATTTAAGAAGCATTGTCGTTCTGTTGAATATAAACAATCTGGCTGGAAGTTATCACCAGACAAGAAATCTATTAAGTTCACCGACAATAAAGGTATTGGCAGAATCAAACTCAAGGGAACTTGGGACTTATGGTGGTTTGATTCGGCAAAGCCGACGCTACGCGAACAGAAGCTAATTAAACGGGTTCGCATTGTTAAGAAGGCCGATGGTTACTACGTCCAGTTTTGCGTCAAGGTAAACAGGAGTGAAGAGTCAAAAAATACTGGATGCGCTATTGGATTAGATGTAGGACTAAAAGAGTTTTATACTGACTCCGATGGTTATTCGGAACCTAATCCTAGGTTTTATAGAAAAAGCGAAAAACGTGTAAAGTTCTGTCAACGCAGGCTTTCCCGAAAGAATAAAGGCTCAGCCAACCGACAAAAAGCCAGGAATAGACTAGGTAGAGCACACCTCAAAATAAGTAGGCAACGTAAAGAACACGCCAAGAGACTGGCGCGTTGCGTAATCCAATCTAACGATTTGGTCGCCTACGAAGACTTGAAGGTAAAAAACTTAGTTAAAAATCATTGTCTTGCCAAGTCTATTAATGATGCTGGTTGGCGTCAATTTCGGGAGTGGTTAGAGCATTTTGGTCAAAGGTTTAACAAGGTAACCGTTGCAGTTAATCCAGCCTATACGAGCCAAAACTGCTCTGAATGCGGTGAGGTAGTCAAAAAGTCTCTATCGACTAGGACTCATACCTGCAAGTGTGGTTGCAACTTAGATCGCGACCACAATGCCGCCAAAAATATACTTAATAGAGCCTTGAGTACGGTGGGGCACACCGAAACTTTCAGAAACGCTTGGGGAGATCTGGCCTCTACTTTTCCTGATTCCGGTCTGGTTAAGCAAGTCAGTTCGTTGAACCAAGAATCCCCCTGA
- a CDS encoding family 10 glycosylhydrolase has protein sequence MVVLVGVNTIIPAPRHTPKTTKKIQGIWLTHVGNNFLSYTGQTDNVFHQLSGLNFNRIYVDVYNGGTTYPSNYSLKNNWITLPFTDPLKAAIKEGERQGLKIYAWYEHGMMLHLNSKFAKQHPNWLLKTSTGEKAIDQHLWLNPKHPDVQQYFINLFTEVAKNYPNLYGIQLDDHWGIPTQFGNHARVMTELTRKIYQAVKTINPNLIISLSPNSPSFSYRKYSQNWLYWVRQGFIDEVIVQIYRKTSQEVINTLKSSGLREASYYVPVAVGIYSGEFYRPKPINELNKQIKIAENYGYGYSLFCWESTYSPFRNIKPEHKEAFVKTYLGTKKLFFNLGRFLKLLV, from the coding sequence GTGGTAGTCCTGGTAGGAGTTAACACTATCATTCCTGCCCCTCGCCATACCCCAAAAACCACCAAGAAAATTCAAGGAATTTGGCTAACTCATGTCGGTAACAACTTTCTATCCTATACAGGACAAACTGACAATGTATTTCACCAGTTATCTGGTCTGAATTTTAATCGAATTTACGTTGATGTTTATAATGGTGGAACTACCTATCCTAGTAACTATTCCCTCAAAAATAACTGGATTACCTTACCCTTCACCGACCCCCTAAAAGCCGCTATCAAAGAAGGTGAACGTCAAGGCTTAAAAATCTATGCTTGGTATGAGCATGGCATGATGCTTCATCTTAATTCAAAATTTGCTAAGCAGCATCCCAATTGGCTCCTGAAGACTTCAACAGGAGAAAAAGCTATCGATCAACATCTGTGGCTAAATCCAAAGCACCCAGATGTTCAACAGTACTTCATTAATTTATTTACTGAAGTTGCTAAGAACTATCCCAACCTCTATGGTATTCAACTAGACGATCATTGGGGCATTCCAACTCAGTTTGGAAATCACGCCAGAGTGATGACAGAATTAACCCGTAAAATTTACCAAGCGGTTAAAACAATTAACCCTAACTTAATTATATCTCTTTCTCCCAACTCCCCAAGTTTTTCCTACAGAAAATACTCTCAAAATTGGTTGTATTGGGTACGCCAAGGCTTTATCGATGAAGTGATCGTCCAAATTTATCGCAAAACTAGCCAAGAAGTAATCAATACTCTAAAATCTTCTGGTTTACGAGAAGCTAGTTATTACGTTCCGGTAGCGGTAGGTATCTACAGTGGCGAATTCTATCGCCCTAAACCCATCAATGAACTCAACAAGCAGATAAAAATAGCCGAAAACTATGGTTATGGTTATTCTCTTTTCTGCTGGGAATCTACCTATAGCCCTTTTCGTAATATTAAACCAGAGCACAAAGAAGCGTTTGTTAAAACTTACTTGGGAACAAAGAAACTTTTTTTTAACCTTGGAAGGTTTCTGAAACTATTAGTTTAA
- a CDS encoding alpha/beta hydrolase yields the protein MFNLILNPGKNEISFKSQGYTLAANLYVPRDFDPSNSYPAVIYSPPFNQVKEQSGAIYCHKLAERGYVALAFDHVGYGDSEGEIRNYENANIKMESIRDGISFLGTLPFVNRDRLFGLGMCASGGYMALVATTDKRLKAIATVSGMMSNQTSYFKTMDRETVCATIATANAGRQKFYETGKVEYIDGLGMESLDLDSLDKKSAQYEGYEFYMTKRAGAETYPNYSHKSPTFLLETPMLADAQSYAPYLYTPYIGIYGEKALQDTGSLTVRFYEAASEPKELVEISGASHVSLYDINADVDRAITAIDTFFQKH from the coding sequence ATGTTTAATCTGATCCTTAATCCCGGAAAAAACGAGATTTCCTTTAAAAGCCAGGGATATACTCTAGCTGCTAATCTATATGTTCCTAGAGACTTTGATCCCTCTAACAGCTATCCAGCTGTTATCTATTCGCCTCCCTTCAATCAGGTCAAGGAACAGAGTGGTGCGATCTATTGCCACAAGCTGGCCGAGAGGGGCTATGTTGCTTTAGCCTTCGACCACGTTGGCTATGGTGACAGTGAAGGTGAAATTCGCAACTATGAGAACGCCAACATTAAGATGGAAAGCATCCGCGATGGGATTAGTTTTCTGGGCACCTTACCCTTTGTTAATCGAGATCGCCTTTTTGGCCTTGGCATGTGCGCCAGTGGTGGCTATATGGCCCTGGTGGCAACTACAGATAAAAGGCTCAAAGCCATCGCAACCGTCTCTGGCATGATGAGTAATCAAACAAGTTATTTCAAAACGATGGACCGTGAAACTGTTTGCGCTACCATCGCAACAGCAAATGCGGGACGGCAAAAGTTTTATGAAACGGGTAAAGTCGAATACATCGATGGCCTTGGTATGGAAAGTTTGGATCTCGATTCCCTCGACAAAAAATCAGCTCAGTATGAAGGCTATGAGTTCTACATGACCAAACGGGCTGGAGCTGAAACCTATCCTAACTACTCTCACAAGTCGCCAACTTTTCTGCTGGAAACACCAATGCTAGCTGATGCTCAGTCCTATGCACCCTATCTTTACACACCCTACATCGGTATCTACGGTGAGAAGGCATTACAGGATACTGGCTCATTGACAGTAAGATTTTATGAGGCTGCAAGCGAACCGAAAGAGCTGGTTGAGATTTCAGGTGCAAGTCATGTGTCGCTCTATGACATCAATGCAGATGTAGATCGTGCTATCACAGCAATAGATACATTCTTTCAAAAACATTAA
- a CDS encoding sodium/glutamate symporter, producing MFTLINALFALIMIGILLLIGRFLKQRVRLFQSLYLPESVIAGGVALLLGPGVLGAIASSLSGTDSLLAGGLFPKTMATVWSQSPGVFINIVFAALFLGEAIPSPIKIWRKAAPQVAFGQTLAWGQYVIGLLLVLLVLSPIFGVDPIAGALIEVAFEGGHGTAAGMTNTFRKLGFNDGGDLALGLATVGIVTGVIAGTWLASWGRRKGYIQPSPATRDPQQFRDKIQQTIQQTIQREPTEVRLTRARLMDGLLIDPLSLNLAFVGVAIAIGWLILAVLKFIESVTWGAGGFQVIEYVPLFPMALIGGLIVQVVTVRLGLGSLIIRPLQERISGVALDVVIVTALASISLRVLGNNLLPFLILAIAGIVWNIWAFIFLAPRILPRYWFERGIGDMGQSMGVTATGILLIQMVDPDNHTGAFESFAYKQLFFEPIVGGGLFTAAAPALIVQFGPSVVLLLTTGLLAFWLMFGLWNFKRMRKTVRQANL from the coding sequence ATGTTTACGCTCATCAATGCTTTATTTGCTTTGATCATGATCGGGATTTTACTCCTGATCGGCAGGTTTCTCAAACAGAGAGTTCGGCTGTTTCAATCCCTTTATCTACCAGAATCGGTTATTGCTGGGGGAGTAGCATTGTTACTCGGACCAGGAGTATTGGGTGCGATCGCATCTAGCCTATCAGGTACAGATTCCTTACTGGCTGGGGGTTTGTTTCCCAAAACCATGGCAACAGTTTGGTCTCAGTCTCCTGGTGTTTTTATCAATATTGTCTTCGCCGCCTTATTTTTAGGTGAAGCTATTCCCAGTCCCATAAAAATTTGGCGCAAAGCGGCACCTCAGGTAGCATTCGGTCAAACCTTGGCCTGGGGACAATATGTGATTGGACTGCTGCTAGTTCTGTTAGTCTTGAGTCCGATATTCGGTGTCGATCCCATCGCAGGTGCATTAATCGAAGTTGCCTTTGAAGGCGGTCACGGCACTGCTGCTGGCATGACCAATACCTTTAGAAAACTCGGTTTTAACGACGGTGGTGACTTGGCTCTAGGCTTGGCTACAGTCGGTATTGTCACAGGGGTGATCGCAGGTACCTGGCTAGCAAGCTGGGGGAGGCGCAAGGGCTACATCCAGCCCAGCCCTGCCACCAGAGACCCACAACAGTTTCGGGATAAAATTCAACAGACAATTCAACAGACAATTCAACGAGAACCTACGGAAGTCAGGTTAACCAGAGCGAGATTAATGGATGGTTTACTGATCGATCCGCTGTCATTGAACCTTGCTTTTGTAGGAGTTGCGATCGCAATCGGCTGGCTAATCCTGGCAGTGCTCAAGTTCATTGAGTCAGTGACTTGGGGAGCCGGTGGCTTTCAAGTAATTGAGTATGTGCCTCTGTTTCCCATGGCACTAATTGGTGGTTTGATTGTCCAAGTCGTAACCGTGCGTCTAGGACTAGGGTCACTAATTATTCGACCCTTGCAGGAGCGCATCTCTGGCGTCGCGTTAGATGTGGTAATTGTGACCGCATTAGCCTCGATTTCCCTAAGAGTGCTGGGAAACAACCTCCTGCCTTTTTTAATTCTTGCGATCGCTGGCATCGTCTGGAACATCTGGGCATTTATTTTCCTGGCACCCCGTATACTCCCCAGATACTGGTTTGAGCGTGGCATCGGGGATATGGGACAATCCATGGGAGTGACAGCAACTGGTATCTTGTTGATCCAGATGGTAGACCCAGATAACCATACCGGTGCTTTTGAGAGTTTCGCCTACAAACAGTTGTTTTTTGAACCAATAGTAGGCGGTGGCTTATTTACTGCTGCTGCACCAGCACTGATTGTGCAATTTGGCCCATCGGTAGTGTTACTGCTAACCACAGGATTACTAGCATTCTGGTTAATGTTTGGTCTGTGGAACTTTAAGCGGATGAGAAAGACTGTCAGGCAAGCTAATCTATGA
- a CDS encoding transposase, whose protein sequence is MEFNGDKDHIHLLVDLNPKVAPVKLIANIKTVTSRLIRY, encoded by the coding sequence GTGGAATTCAACGGTGATAAAGACCATATTCACTTACTTGTTGACCTTAATCCTAAAGTTGCTCCAGTCAAGTTGATAGCAAATATAAAGACTGTAACCAGCAGATTGATTCGTTACTGA